The following are from one region of the Neorhodopirellula lusitana genome:
- a CDS encoding YbcC family protein, whose protein sequence is MKTIESPQSENQVNGKPLSVFMPAPYDEPHVHRQFEELLEQVTEVVAPVWPLKDLIAVNPYAGLTERPFFESRDYLRTFSRCELLPSLSHFAKEYADAGFTRQHVESAMEELDISSVGLLSLAEVMQALKTCVDSGCDKAAESAVESNLPRVTTVAAQLSAVGEIDWCEVVRDEIGKHCASYYQEGQSAWENPWKDRPLYQAWRSAALIDRGAEFHGLEGFRHFVSKLPHTVDASIHELLQRLDLPESLWESYLLAHAFAIPGWSGWTKFQDMQDETAESRDFRGLLAISLAYDAAISESQNFHINWSSLLHHQIVSMESLNDDAKAVRRVLLRATEIAFREQLLKGLSIGVEKTADAKSKEPSSDFSASLADSPTLPTTKLAQLAFCIDVRSERVRRHIESESDQVETFGFAGFFGLPFEYVPLGQESGSVHAPVLLKPKFKLQEKLSGCVDENGHAQCEAIEQRRSVRTWRKLWKGFQSSAVGCFSFVETMGLFDGLELAARLQGGSLKTATPETDGVGEHGVQLSMNRLREQNVSTDQQADFAAGLLTGMGLTENFASLVGFCGHGSQTDNNPLAAGLDCGACGGHSGAPNARLAALLLNDRSVRERLVQRGITIPAETHFLAGWHNTTTDQIEWFDLDAVPASHQSQVVQLQSVTDAASESTRLERQPTVGETSTQAIVKRASDWSQTRPEWGLAGNAGMIIGPRSMTQNANLDGRVFLHSYNCDSDPGAGVLEAIMTAPMVVAHWINMQYYASSVDSRHFGSGNKTIHNVVGRFGVLSGNGGDLQSGLPDQSLRNGEHIQHAPLRLQTIIVASRQAIDSVIEKHGDVRDRLQNGWMHLIAIDGGQQYRYQEDGDWVQLSSGSSESIELFQPQDQECGSLV, encoded by the coding sequence ATGAAAACGATCGAGTCACCCCAGTCGGAAAACCAAGTTAATGGCAAGCCTCTGTCGGTGTTCATGCCGGCGCCGTATGACGAGCCTCACGTCCACCGACAGTTCGAAGAGTTGCTCGAACAAGTGACTGAAGTGGTCGCACCGGTTTGGCCGCTGAAGGATCTGATTGCGGTCAATCCCTACGCGGGATTAACGGAGCGACCATTCTTTGAGAGCCGTGACTACCTGCGAACGTTCTCGCGATGCGAACTGTTGCCGTCGCTGTCTCACTTTGCCAAGGAGTACGCTGACGCTGGATTCACGCGGCAACATGTTGAATCGGCAATGGAGGAACTGGATATCTCCAGTGTGGGACTGCTTAGCCTTGCCGAAGTCATGCAGGCTTTAAAAACGTGTGTCGATTCCGGTTGCGACAAGGCGGCTGAATCCGCGGTCGAGTCGAACCTGCCTCGAGTCACCACGGTCGCGGCTCAGTTGTCGGCTGTCGGTGAGATAGATTGGTGCGAAGTGGTCCGAGACGAGATCGGGAAGCACTGTGCGTCGTACTATCAAGAGGGCCAATCGGCTTGGGAGAACCCATGGAAGGATCGGCCGCTTTATCAGGCTTGGCGAAGTGCTGCCCTGATCGATCGCGGTGCTGAATTCCACGGTTTGGAAGGCTTCCGACACTTCGTTAGCAAGTTACCGCACACCGTTGACGCCTCCATTCATGAACTGCTGCAACGACTCGACCTGCCCGAGTCGCTATGGGAAAGCTACTTGCTCGCTCATGCGTTCGCGATTCCCGGATGGAGCGGGTGGACGAAGTTCCAAGACATGCAAGATGAGACGGCGGAGTCACGCGACTTCCGAGGGTTGCTCGCGATCTCGCTGGCCTATGACGCGGCCATTTCAGAGTCCCAAAACTTCCACATCAACTGGAGCTCGTTGCTGCACCATCAGATCGTTTCGATGGAATCACTAAACGATGATGCGAAGGCGGTTCGCCGGGTGCTTTTGCGAGCGACCGAAATCGCGTTCCGAGAACAACTACTCAAGGGACTATCGATCGGCGTCGAAAAAACAGCTGACGCGAAGTCCAAGGAACCATCGTCGGATTTCTCAGCTTCACTGGCGGACAGTCCAACGTTGCCGACCACCAAATTGGCGCAGCTTGCGTTCTGTATCGATGTGCGATCCGAGCGAGTTCGACGCCACATTGAATCGGAATCGGATCAGGTTGAAACGTTCGGCTTCGCAGGCTTCTTCGGATTGCCTTTCGAATACGTGCCACTGGGCCAAGAGTCCGGGAGCGTGCACGCACCGGTTTTGTTGAAGCCCAAGTTCAAGCTTCAGGAGAAACTATCGGGCTGTGTTGACGAGAACGGGCATGCCCAGTGCGAAGCGATTGAGCAACGGCGAAGTGTGCGAACATGGCGAAAGCTGTGGAAGGGGTTTCAAAGCTCCGCGGTCGGTTGTTTCTCGTTCGTGGAAACAATGGGCTTATTCGACGGCCTGGAATTGGCCGCTCGACTGCAAGGCGGCAGCCTTAAAACAGCGACTCCCGAAACGGACGGCGTTGGCGAACACGGTGTGCAGCTAAGCATGAATCGTCTGCGGGAACAAAACGTGTCCACTGATCAACAAGCCGACTTTGCGGCCGGGTTGCTGACCGGAATGGGGCTGACCGAGAACTTCGCTTCGCTGGTCGGATTTTGTGGTCACGGCAGCCAAACGGACAACAACCCGTTGGCGGCCGGGCTGGATTGTGGCGCGTGCGGTGGACACTCCGGGGCACCGAACGCTCGCTTGGCCGCATTGCTTTTGAACGATCGAAGCGTGCGAGAACGATTGGTTCAGCGCGGGATCACCATCCCTGCCGAAACTCACTTCTTGGCCGGTTGGCACAACACGACCACGGACCAAATCGAATGGTTCGACTTGGATGCCGTGCCAGCGTCACACCAGTCGCAAGTTGTCCAGTTGCAAAGTGTCACTGACGCAGCAAGCGAATCCACTCGACTGGAGCGACAGCCGACGGTGGGCGAGACGTCCACCCAAGCTATCGTGAAGCGAGCTTCCGACTGGTCGCAAACTCGACCCGAATGGGGACTGGCGGGCAACGCAGGGATGATCATCGGTCCGCGCTCGATGACGCAAAACGCGAACCTGGATGGGCGAGTGTTCTTGCACAGCTACAACTGTGATTCGGATCCTGGGGCGGGCGTGCTGGAGGCAATCATGACGGCGCCGATGGTCGTCGCCCATTGGATCAACATGCAGTACTACGCCTCGTCGGTCGACAGCCGACACTTTGGCAGCGGGAACAAGACGATTCACAACGTTGTCGGCCGCTTTGGAGTGTTGTCGGGAAACGGTGGTGACCTGCAGTCCGGCCTTCCCGACCAATCGCTGCGAAATGGCGAGCACATCCAGCACGCTCCTTTACGATTGCAAACCATTATCGTGGCATCACGTCAGGCGATCGACTCGGTGATTGAAAAGCATGGCGACGTTCGAGACCGATTGCAGAACGGATGGATGCACCTGATCGCCATCGACGGCGGCCAGCAATATCGCTATCAGGAGGACGGCGACTGGGTGCAGCTGTCGAGCGGTTCTTCGGAATCAATTGAACTGTTCCAGCCGCAAGACCAAGAATGTGGTTCGCTGGTTTAA
- a CDS encoding proton-conducting transporter membrane subunit, producing MLFAWLSLLPTLIPILLVAAVLVPDSVAQRAVTRFRRGVTFAVASQFAISMGVLLMFVFSRTFAGGSGSLSSGLVQQSPLVLVDGLSAMMLTLVSFVGWVTCQYSIRYLDGEANQGRYYRWAAFTIGAVSLTVASGHLVGLVLGWIATNLGLHQLLVLNQDRTAARRAAWTKFAFNRLGDATLIAASILLYQQFGSFSLATILDSATTLVAGTNPVPVAIHVACALLVVTAVTQSVQFPFHTWLPETMEAPTPVSALMHAGIVNAGGYLIIRFSHVFALSPVSLYSLVAIGTLTAGFGVVVMMTQTSVKKSLAYSTIAQMGFMMLQVGLGAYVAATLHLAAHSLYKANAFLRSGSVVRDQQATLGAFEPKQPIGWSQIGLAAAACGAMLVIAWTLFGISLLEKPGGLILGGILCLALTQWICNAIRTGDRKLVMQSIAMAGLMCVLYAAGYTATGYLIGDAVAVSPLSTGNTIAMILVAIVFLGIFALQRSVTSANPPAWLRSVYVHASNGFYLDHLIRRFSRNFATT from the coding sequence ATGTTGTTCGCCTGGTTGAGTTTGCTGCCCACACTGATCCCGATCTTGCTGGTTGCAGCGGTATTGGTTCCCGATTCTGTGGCTCAGCGTGCAGTGACGCGTTTTCGCCGTGGGGTCACCTTCGCAGTCGCAAGTCAGTTCGCGATCTCAATGGGCGTCCTGTTGATGTTCGTTTTCAGCCGGACCTTTGCCGGCGGATCCGGAAGCCTGTCGAGCGGGCTTGTACAACAGTCGCCTCTCGTTTTGGTGGATGGGCTGTCGGCGATGATGCTGACGCTGGTCAGTTTTGTTGGCTGGGTCACCTGCCAGTACTCGATCCGGTACCTTGACGGAGAGGCCAATCAGGGCCGCTATTATCGCTGGGCAGCTTTCACGATCGGAGCGGTCAGCCTGACCGTTGCGTCGGGGCACTTGGTCGGCCTTGTGTTGGGATGGATCGCAACCAACTTAGGACTGCATCAATTGCTGGTTTTAAACCAGGACCGTACCGCGGCACGTCGGGCGGCTTGGACCAAGTTCGCCTTCAATCGGTTGGGCGATGCCACACTGATCGCCGCCTCGATTTTGCTCTATCAACAATTCGGCTCTTTCTCGCTCGCGACCATTTTGGATTCCGCGACAACGCTCGTCGCGGGGACGAACCCGGTTCCTGTTGCGATCCATGTGGCGTGTGCGTTGTTAGTGGTGACGGCGGTGACTCAGTCGGTTCAGTTCCCGTTCCACACATGGCTTCCTGAAACGATGGAAGCACCGACGCCGGTGTCGGCATTGATGCATGCGGGCATCGTGAACGCGGGCGGCTACCTGATCATTCGGTTCAGCCACGTGTTCGCACTGTCACCCGTGTCGTTGTACTCGCTAGTCGCGATCGGAACCTTGACCGCCGGCTTCGGAGTGGTGGTCATGATGACGCAAACCAGCGTGAAGAAGTCGCTCGCCTATTCCACCATCGCACAGATGGGATTCATGATGCTGCAAGTCGGATTGGGAGCCTATGTGGCGGCCACACTGCACTTGGCAGCCCACTCGCTTTACAAAGCCAACGCGTTCTTGCGGTCCGGTAGTGTCGTCCGCGACCAACAGGCCACGCTGGGAGCCTTTGAACCGAAGCAGCCAATTGGTTGGTCGCAAATTGGATTGGCCGCGGCCGCTTGCGGGGCCATGTTGGTGATCGCGTGGACGCTGTTTGGGATCTCGCTACTCGAGAAGCCCGGCGGATTGATCTTAGGCGGCATCCTTTGCCTGGCGCTAACGCAGTGGATTTGCAACGCGATCCGAACAGGAGACCGCAAGCTGGTGATGCAGTCGATCGCGATGGCAGGACTGATGTGCGTCTTGTACGCGGCTGGATACACGGCGACCGGCTATTTGATCGGCGACGCGGTGGCGGTCTCGCCGCTTAGCACTGGCAACACGATCGCGATGATCTTGGTTGCCATCGTGTTCCTGGGCATTTTTGCTCTGCAACGCTCCGTGACATCAGCGAACCCGCCCGCGTGGTTAAGAAGCGTTTATGTCCACGCCTCCAACGGTTTCTATCTGGATCACCTCATCCGCCGCTTCTCTCGCAATTTCGCGACCACCTAA
- a CDS encoding helix-turn-helix transcriptional regulator has translation MAAKKSTRDQRVKSTKKTDAANAKSTKAKPAAPTGAAATALASKPAEGRPSTRWTFLTNHAHVLIVLHAEPDLVLREVAVRVGITERAVQRIVQDLEDEGFIRREKIGRKNHYEVLTDQPLRHPIEAHRDIGDVLKLITG, from the coding sequence ATGGCAGCTAAGAAATCCACGCGTGACCAGCGTGTTAAGAGCACGAAGAAGACCGACGCAGCGAACGCGAAGTCGACAAAAGCCAAACCTGCCGCCCCTACCGGTGCTGCAGCAACGGCCTTAGCTTCGAAGCCAGCCGAAGGTCGGCCTAGCACACGCTGGACTTTCCTGACGAATCACGCCCACGTCCTGATCGTGCTGCACGCGGAACCCGATTTGGTGCTTCGCGAAGTTGCTGTTCGCGTCGGCATCACCGAGCGTGCCGTCCAGCGAATCGTTCAGGACCTGGAAGACGAAGGCTTCATTCGTCGTGAAAAGATCGGACGCAAGAACCATTACGAAGTTCTGACCGACCAGCCGCTGCGACATCCCATCGAGGCACACCGGGATATCGGCGACGTGTTGAAACTGATCACGGGCTGA